Part of the Arthrobacter globiformis genome is shown below.
AGGGCGCGGCCCAGGATCTGGTTGCCGAAGCAGATGCCGAAGTACGGCAGCTTCTCGTCCAGGACGGTGCGGAGCAGTTTGACCTGGTTGTCGGCGGTGGCGGGGTCGCCGGGGCCGTTGGACATGAAGAAGCCGTCGGGGCTGACGGCCTTGACGTCGTCGATGGTGGCCGTGGCGGGCAGCACGTGCACGCGGACGCCGCGCTCGGCGAAGCGCACCGGCGTCATGGCCTTGATGCCGAGGTCGATCGCCGCGATGCTGAAGCGCGCGTCGCCGTCCCAGCCGTGGTCCTTCGGCTCCACCACGTAGGCTTCGTCGATGCTGACTTCCTCGGCAAGCCGGGCGCCTTCCATCGGCTCGCTGGCGAGCACGGCGTCGACGAGTTCCTTGTCCGTGGCGTTGGCTGCCTCGCCGGAGAAGATGCCGGCGCGCATGGTCTTGTGCTCGCGCAGGTGGCGGGTGATGGCCCGGGTGTCCACGCCCTGGATGCCGACGATGCCCTGCTCCACGAGCTCGTCGTCCAGGCTGCGCTCAGAGCGCCAGTTGGACGGGCGGCGGGCGGCGTCACGGACAATGTAGCCGGCCACCCAGATGCGGCGGGATTCCGCGTCCTCGCTGTTTACACCGGTGTTGCCGATGTGCGGGGCCGTCTGCACCACCAGCTGGCGTGCGTAGGACGGGTCGGTAATGGTCTCCTGGTAGCCGGTCATGCCGGTGGCGAAGACCGCTTCCCCCAGGGCGGTGCCCTGTGCGCCGTAGCTGCGGCCGCGGAAGATGCGGCCGTCTTCGAGCACCAGGACGGCGGGGGCGGATGCTGCGGCCTGCGGCGCAGTTCCTGCGTTTACTGTCACTTCGGTTTCCGTCACTTTATTACTTTCCACTATGGGCACCCGCCTGGGGGCCTGGGGAGATCATTTCCTGAAGTTGTTGGAGGACGGCCGGCTTGTCCGCGGCGCGGCGGGTGCGGAAGCCGGTGTCCAGGGCGTGGGTTCCGAGCGTCCAGC
Proteins encoded:
- the carA gene encoding glutamine-hydrolyzing carbamoyl-phosphate synthase small subunit, whose translation is MTETEVTVNAGTAPQAAASAPAVLVLEDGRIFRGRSYGAQGTALGEAVFATGMTGYQETITDPSYARQLVVQTAPHIGNTGVNSEDAESRRIWVAGYIVRDAARRPSNWRSERSLDDELVEQGIVGIQGVDTRAITRHLREHKTMRAGIFSGEAANATDKELVDAVLASEPMEGARLAEEVSIDEAYVVEPKDHGWDGDARFSIAAIDLGIKAMTPVRFAERGVRVHVLPATATIDDVKAVSPDGFFMSNGPGDPATADNQVKLLRTVLDEKLPYFGICFGNQILGRALGFGTYKLRYGHRGINQPVMDRRTGKVEITSQNHGFAVDAPLDGPTNAPEERYGRVEVSHVSLNDDVVEGLACLDIPAFSVQYHPEAAAGPHDAAYLFDRFIELMEGTRDGRTANLSKDPVDAQHPAEAQQNPAGPNTTDNKTEDKK